Part of the Sphaerochaeta associata genome is shown below.
GCCCGCACCAAGCGGACACCGCTGGAGACTTGTTCAAAGTAGAGCACTGTATCAACAAGGTGCTCGATGACCTTCGGGCCTGCAAGGGTGCCTTCCTTGGTGACATGACCGATGAGAAAGAGCGAGGTCCCCAGTTGCTTGCACAATCCCACCAAAAGGGTCGAGCAATACCGGATCTGGTTCACCGACCCCGCCGGAGAAGGAATCTCCTCACTGGACAGCGTCTGCAGCGAGTCGATCACCACCACATCATATGTTGCAGAGGAGAGCACTTTCTCAAGGACTTCCACCCGCGTGTCGCAGAAAATATCAATTGAGGGAAGAGCCAAGCCAAGTCGCTGGGCACGCAGCTTTACCTGGCTCGGTGATTCCTCTCCTGAGACATAGAGAACTTTCCTGCCGACCGAGCACTTCTCAAGCACCTGGATCATCAACGTCGATTTGCCGATGCCGGGTTCCCCACCGAGCAGGATGGAGGAGCCGCGCATGACGCCTCCACCCAGGACACGATCGAGCTCGGAGATACCGGTCTCATAGCGAAAGTGAGGATCGACCACAACCTCGCCAAGCGAGATCGGTTTGGTCGCCGTACTGATAACCGCCCGTTTACCGGGTTTAGAGCTCTGTACGGCTTCCTCTTCGAAGGTATTCCAACTACCGCAGTCCGGACAGCGGCCGAGCCACTTGGTTTCGGTTCTCCCGCACTGGCTGCAAACGTATTGAATTGCCTTCTCTTTCACATATATCTCCTTATTTTATAGATATTTAAAACTTAATCAACTCAACATCGAACACCAGGTAAGAGTTTGGAGGAATCACACCGGGATACCCCATTGTGCCATACCCCAACTCCGGGGGGATGATCAGGGTCCGCTGCTCGCCTGCACTCATGGTCGCCAAAGCCTCATTCCAACCTTCGATAACCTCACCGATTGCGAACTGTGCAGGGCTTCCTCTTCTCACCGAGCTGTCAAACACACGTCCATCAAGCAAGGATCCGGTGTAATGCACCGTTACTTTCTGCCCATGTACAGGACTCTTCTTTCCATCTCCAGCTTTCTTCACTACATAACGAAGGCCCGAAGGAGTGAGAATTGCATCAGGCCAGCGGTTCTTAAACTCATCCTCAAGCTTTGCCTTTTCTTTTGCCTCACGCTTCTGGTTGTTCTCCTCGGCTGCGAGTACATACTGGGTGAAGGTTTCCCTGCTTACCACAAACGCCTCCGCATCCGCTCCCTTGCGAATGATCTCAACGCTCTTGATGCTGTCGCCCTGCTCAATGGCATTCACCACATCCAAGCCTTCCACAACATGACCGAACACAGAATGCTTGCCGTCGAGCCAGGGAGTTGCAACGTGTGTGATGAAAAATTGACTTCCATTTGTTCCGGGCCCGGCGTTTGCCATGGACATAATGCCAGGACCAGTATGCTTGAGCGAGTCATCAAACTCATCGGGGAAGGTATAACCGGGTCCCCCGGTGCCATTTCCTTTGGGACATCCACCCTGGATCATAAAGTTCTCGATTACCCGGTGAAACTTGATATTATTGTAAAAAGGCTTGTTCTTCCCATTCACATTGAGCGCACCCTCTGCGAGGCCCACAAAATTGGCAACCGTCATTGGTGTCTTCTTGTGCTCAAGCAGCAGGGTGATATCACCTTTATTGGTATGCAGGACAGCATACACTCCGTCATTCAGATTCTTGGCTTCCATTCTATCTCCTTGGTTTCTATACTTCAAACAACTCTTGGCTGGGTGCCAACAGCTGATACAATCGTTCCAACTCTTCACTGCTTGTATATGGAATTTCCAGTTTTCCCTTTTCCAGTGAACCTTTTATCTCCACCTGCGACCCCACTGCATGTAAAAACTTATCCTCTACTGCAATGACATCCGGTGATTTTGCCAGATTTTTCTTTGCCCGCCGCTTCTTTGCCTGGTATGCAGCACGTTTGCCCATGTTGAACTGAGCAGCCAATTGTTCCGTCGCTCTTACAGAAAGGTCTTTCTCAAGCACCGTACGGTACAGTATTTCCCTATCTGCAGGATTTACTACCGAGAGAATTGCCCGAGCCTGACCTGCAGAAAACTTTCCATGCAGAAGATCCTGCTGCATGGTGGAACTGAGCTGCAACAGCCTGATGCTGTTGCTGATGGTCGATCGATTCTTTCCCATCCGCTGCGCAAGTTCCTCCTGCGTTATGCCCGCTTCCTGTATCAGATATGCATACGCTTTGGCTTCCTCAATGGGATTCAGATTCTCCCTCTGGATGTTCTCAATGAGCGATACCTCGAGGCGTTGCATCTGTGTAAAGTCTTTTACCAATACAGGAACCTTGCTAAGTCCGGCAAGCTTTGAAGCACGATACCGTCGTTCACCAGCAACAATGCTGTATTGACCAGGAGCAATCTCTTCAACGAGAATAGGCTGCAATACCCCTTCCCGCTTGATTGATTGAGCAAGCTCTTCCAAGGATTCCTGATTGAAATCCTTTCTCGGTTGATTGGGATTGGCCCTGATATTCTCCAAGGCGACTTCGAGAACTCTCTGATGGCCTTCTTGATCAGACTTTGAAGCTGAAAGACCCAGGGCGGTATCGAGAACCGAATCGAAGGAGTAATCCTGCATCAAGGAACCGATTCCTTTTCCTAATCCA
Proteins encoded:
- the radA gene encoding DNA repair protein RadA — translated: MKEKAIQYVCSQCGRTETKWLGRCPDCGSWNTFEEEAVQSSKPGKRAVISTATKPISLGEVVVDPHFRYETGISELDRVLGGGVMRGSSILLGGEPGIGKSTLMIQVLEKCSVGRKVLYVSGEESPSQVKLRAQRLGLALPSIDIFCDTRVEVLEKVLSSATYDVVVIDSLQTLSSEEIPSPAGSVNQIRYCSTLLVGLCKQLGTSLFLIGHVTKEGTLAGPKVIEHLVDTVLYFEQVSSGVRLVRAMKNRFGSVDEIGIFSMHDKGLSPVANPSSFFITDRSGSALPPGISYTPVIEGSRTFLVEIQALTTSAKNGFSRIYSDRIDTARVTRVAAILERHAAVRLSDQDIYVNVAGGMKLSEVSIELPLALALWSAVSNKSLPKALVSFGELSLAGEVRSVGFPDKREKAAKELGFKRSLLPRASTHSPLIQHACSTMREALEICGSLQ
- a CDS encoding peptidylprolyl isomerase, with the protein product MEAKNLNDGVYAVLHTNKGDITLLLEHKKTPMTVANFVGLAEGALNVNGKNKPFYNNIKFHRVIENFMIQGGCPKGNGTGGPGYTFPDEFDDSLKHTGPGIMSMANAGPGTNGSQFFITHVATPWLDGKHSVFGHVVEGLDVVNAIEQGDSIKSVEIIRKGADAEAFVVSRETFTQYVLAAEENNQKREAKEKAKLEDEFKNRWPDAILTPSGLRYVVKKAGDGKKSPVHGQKVTVHYTGSLLDGRVFDSSVRRGSPAQFAIGEVIEGWNEALATMSAGEQRTLIIPPELGYGTMGYPGVIPPNSYLVFDVELIKF
- a CDS encoding ParB/RepB/Spo0J family partition protein, whose protein sequence is MSQETTKKHGLGKGIGSLMQDYSFDSVLDTALGLSASKSDQEGHQRVLEVALENIRANPNQPRKDFNQESLEELAQSIKREGVLQPILVEEIAPGQYSIVAGERRYRASKLAGLSKVPVLVKDFTQMQRLEVSLIENIQRENLNPIEEAKAYAYLIQEAGITQEELAQRMGKNRSTISNSIRLLQLSSTMQQDLLHGKFSAGQARAILSVVNPADREILYRTVLEKDLSVRATEQLAAQFNMGKRAAYQAKKRRAKKNLAKSPDVIAVEDKFLHAVGSQVEIKGSLEKGKLEIPYTSSEELERLYQLLAPSQELFEV